A genome region from candidate division WOR-3 bacterium includes the following:
- a CDS encoding helix-turn-helix domain-containing protein — protein sequence MKFYLTDEEKKKIKNLGFLKVSQVAYFLDVNRQTVINWIKKGYLKANYLKFYKRKTYLIKAEELIRFIQEIPNEFYETR from the coding sequence ATGAAGTTTTATTTAACGGATGAAGAGAAGAAGAAGATAAAAAATTTGGGGTTTTTAAAGGTAAGTCAGGTTGCCTATTTCTTGGATGTTAATCGCCAAACAGTCATTAACTGGATTAAAAAGGGATACCTTAAAGCCAACTACCTAAAATTCTATAAGAGAAAAACCTATCTTATTAAGGCAGAAGAGTTAATCAGATTTATCCAAGAGATACCTAACGAATTTTATGAAACTCGATAA